In one window of Hafnia alvei DNA:
- a CDS encoding antirestriction protein ArdA: protein MGNATTTPSVYVGTYHKYNCGSIYGKWLDLTDFDDRAEFYEACRALHADEMDAEFMFQDWENIPSKFVCESAIDWDFVAAYQRAEAEGSEAAFIAWAEYTGQCDYDAFDDAYRGEAESEEDYALEMVEDNGLLNEVPDLLRCYFDFKAYARDLFSSGYVFHDGYVFTN from the coding sequence ATGGGCAATGCAACCACCACACCTTCTGTCTACGTGGGCACCTACCACAAATACAACTGCGGCAGCATTTACGGCAAATGGCTAGACCTGACGGATTTTGACGACAGAGCCGAATTTTATGAGGCTTGCCGAGCACTGCATGCCGATGAAATGGATGCAGAATTTATGTTTCAGGACTGGGAAAATATCCCATCAAAGTTCGTCTGCGAAAGTGCTATTGACTGGGATTTTGTCGCTGCTTACCAACGCGCTGAAGCAGAAGGCAGCGAAGCCGCTTTTATCGCGTGGGCGGAGTATACCGGCCAGTGTGATTATGACGCTTTTGATGATGCATATCGGGGCGAGGCAGAAAGCGAAGAAGACTATGCTCTGGAGATGGTTGAGGATAACGGCTTGCTCAATGAGGTGCCGGATCTACTTCGCTGCTACTTCGATTTTAAAGCCTATGCGCGTGACCTGTTCAGCAGCGGCTATGTTTTCCATGACGGTTATGTTTTCACAAACTAA
- a CDS encoding DUF1380 family protein, whose amino-acid sequence MYGTRQHICAQLEEGFSADTPLALLIWTADDMAAFAEGWDLSLNDEEVKAVLAKIGAIDDHHLNGVGADLAGNLLNDVKDEMQQVTLPASLLTRVVTLAEQALWPKEWQSRDENREIPEGMQHKLNDLIQIRKLLQS is encoded by the coding sequence ATGTACGGAACACGACAACACATTTGCGCGCAACTTGAAGAAGGCTTTTCTGCCGATACGCCGCTGGCACTCCTGATTTGGACCGCCGACGACATGGCGGCGTTTGCCGAAGGTTGGGATCTCTCACTCAACGACGAGGAAGTGAAAGCGGTGTTAGCCAAAATAGGTGCGATAGACGATCACCATTTAAACGGTGTGGGGGCCGACCTTGCGGGAAACTTGCTCAATGACGTGAAGGACGAAATGCAGCAGGTCACGCTGCCAGCCAGCCTGTTAACCCGCGTGGTGACGTTAGCCGAGCAAGCCTTATGGCCGAAAGAGTGGCAATCACGCGACGAGAACCGCGAGATCCCCGAAGGGATGCAGCACAAACTTAACGACCTGATCCAGATACGCAAATTGTTGCAGTCTTAA
- a CDS encoding DNA methylase encodes MSRFVQGNCVEIMAGFPDNAVDFILTDPPYLVGFRDRQGRTIAGDVTDEWLQPACHEMYRVLKKDALMVSFYGWNRADRFIAAWKAAGFSIVGHFVFTKTYTSKSAYVGYTHECAYILAKGRPRLPQHPLPDVQGWKYSGNRHHPTEKPVTSLQPIIESFTAPGAIVLDPFAGSGSTCVAALQAGRRYIGIELLEQYHKAGRARLMTVQRAMQQPAANDEWLPEAA; translated from the coding sequence ATGTCACGATTTGTGCAGGGCAATTGCGTCGAAATTATGGCTGGCTTTCCAGACAACGCCGTCGATTTTATTCTCACCGATCCTCCGTACCTTGTCGGCTTTCGCGACCGTCAAGGCCGAACGATTGCGGGTGACGTCACGGACGAATGGTTACAGCCAGCTTGTCATGAGATGTATCGCGTACTGAAAAAAGACGCGCTGATGGTCAGCTTTTACGGCTGGAACCGTGCCGACCGCTTTATTGCTGCGTGGAAAGCCGCAGGGTTTAGCATTGTGGGGCATTTCGTTTTCACTAAAACTTACACGTCAAAATCGGCCTACGTCGGCTACACACATGAATGCGCTTACATACTGGCGAAAGGCCGCCCACGCTTGCCACAACACCCGTTGCCTGATGTGCAAGGTTGGAAATACAGCGGCAATCGGCATCATCCGACCGAGAAGCCCGTCACGAGCTTACAACCGATCATCGAGTCTTTTACCGCCCCTGGCGCGATTGTGTTAGACCCCTTTGCAGGCAGCGGTTCGACCTGCGTCGCGGCCCTTCAAGCTGGACGTCGTTACATCGGCATCGAGCTCCTTGAGCAGTATCACAAAGCAGGGCGCGCCCGTCTTATGACGGTCCAGCGTGCCATGCAACAACCCGCCGCAAATGATGAATGGCTACCGGAGGCTGCGTAA